A stretch of Phoenix dactylifera cultivar Barhee BC4 chromosome 16, palm_55x_up_171113_PBpolish2nd_filt_p, whole genome shotgun sequence DNA encodes these proteins:
- the LOC103705721 gene encoding GTPase LSG1-1-like, protein MGGKKDKSEGLGRALVRKHNQMVRESKEKGRALSLQNRRVLESVTDVSDIDAVLEKAEEADRIYSLDNPAPNLLINMDVGSETSKMTPEERRQLQKQEEALHASNLRVPRRPPWHATMSVEELDANERQAFLVWRRSLASLEENERLVLTPFEKNLDIWRQLWRVLERSDLVVMVVDARDPLFYRCPDLEEYTREIDEHKRTLLLVNKADLLPIAVRQKWAEYFCQHNILFLFWSAKAASAALEGKKLSSQWEENKWAKEPTPSDLDTKIYGRDELLARLQAEAEAIAEHRKALDKNEPQAENSSDAGSVHSTAMHVVVGFVGYPNVGKSSTINALIGGKRTGVTSTPGKTKHFQTLIISDELVLCDCPGLVFPSFSSSRHEMIASGVLPIDRMTEHREVVQVVANKVPRHVVESTYNITLPKPKPYEPQSRPPLASELLRAYCSSRGYVSSSGLPDETRAARQILKDYIDGKLPHFEMPPGTTGRDAEGDSAHGLVSPSLLVGHELNIMQSDDCNDQISSNSTVVDTGKVDVGHVLDDLESFELSGELYSKNSAAVKQKKSGKTEKHHKKPQRKKDRSWRVGNDNGDGMPVVRVIQKPTVDLAAIRASN, encoded by the exons atGGGAGGGAAGAAGGACAAATCGGAGGGGTTGGGGCGGGCGCTGGTGAGGAAGCACAACCAGATGGTGCGGGAGTCGAAGGAGAAGGGCCGGGCCCTCAGCCTCCAGAATCGGCGGGTCCTCGAGTCCGTGACCGACGTCAGCGACATCGACGCCGTCCTCGAGAAGGCCGAGGAGGCCGACCGCATCTACTCCCTCGACAACCCCGCTCCCAATCTCCTCATCAATAT GGATGTGGGCTCGGAAACGAGTAAAATGACTCCAGAGGAGAGGAGGCAGCTACAGAAACAAGAGGAGGCCTTGCATGCCAGCAATCTTCGGGTTCCCCGCAG GCCTCCGTGGCATGCTACAATGTCGGTGGAAGAGCTTGATGCGAATGAAAGACAAGCCTTTTTAGTTTGGCGCAGAAGTCTTGCAAG CCTTGAGGAGAATGAGAGGCTTGTCCTTACTCCTTTTGAGAAGAACCTGGATATTTGGAGACAGCTCTGGAGAGTGCTTGAACGAAGTGACTTG gtGGTAATGGTGGTTGATGCTCGGGATCCATTGTTTTACCGTTGCCCTGACCTTGAG GAATACACACGTGAAATTGATGAACACAAGAGAACATTGCTTCTTGTTAACAAGGCAGATCTTCTACCAATTGCCGTAAG GCAGAAATGGGCAGAATACTTCTGTCAGCACAACATCCTCTTTTTATTTTGGTCTGCCAAAGCTGCTTCTGCTGCTCTAGAAGGCAAGAAGCTGAGCAGTCAATGGGAGGAAAATAAGTGGGCAAAAGAACCTACACCATCAGATTTAGATACCAAAATATATGGCAGAGATGAACTTTTAGCTCGTCTGCAGGCTGAAGCTGAGGCTATTGCAGAGCACCGGAAGGCTTTGGACAAGAATGAACCACAGGCAGAAAATTCTTCAGATGCTGGTTCGGTCCATTCAACAGCTATGCATGTTGTTGTGGGATTTGTTGGGTATCCAAATGTTGGCAAAAGCTCTACAATAAATGCATTGATTGGTGGGAAGCGAACAGGAGTTACTTCAACACCTGGCAAAACAAAGCATTTTCAGACACTGATAATCTCAGATGAGCTTGTTCTTTGCGACTGCCCTGGTTTAGTGTTCCCTTCCTTTTCCAGCTCAAGGCATGAAATGATCGCATCAGGAGTGTTGCCTATCGACCGGATGACTGAACACAGGGAAGTGGTGCAGGTTGTTGCAAATAAGGTTCCCAGGCATGTGGTTGAAAGCACATATAACATAACGTTGCCAAAGCCAAAACCCTATGAACCACAGTCAAGACCACCCTTGGCTTCTGAATTGTTGAGGGCTTACTGCTCATCCCGTGGGTACGTTAGCTCAAGTGGACTGCCAGATGAGACGAGGGCTGCTCGCCAGATTCTGAAAGATTATATTGATGGGAAACTTCCCCACTTTGAAATGCCTCCTGGAACGACTGGCAGGGATGCAGAAGGGGATTCAGCACATGGATTGGTTAGCCCAAGCTTATTAGTAGGTCATGAATTAAACATTATGCAATCTGATGACTGCAATGACCAGATCTCTTCCAACTCTACTGTAGTTGATACTGGTAAAGTGGATGTTGGGCATGTTCTAGATGATCTGGAGTCATTTGAATTGTCTGGTGagttatactctaaaaattctgCTGCAGTGAAGCAAAAAAAGTCAGGTAAAACAGAAAAACATCATAAGAAGCCTCAGAGGAAGAAAGATCGCTCCTGGAGAGTTggaaatgataatggtgatggaATGCCGGTTGTAAGAGTGATTCAGAAGCCTACTGTAGATCTGGCAGCCATAAGAGCCTCTAATTGA
- the LOC103705720 gene encoding outer envelope protein 39, chloroplastic isoform X2 translates to MGAQKSIHAGKAKIDFNVDLSHKLCSALLLPPLRNSSNPFSQIIGRLSIKHPSLFGRSEKLDVLWDKGLNDSNILIAFRRPKLEWLSQQSFVMQHSITPEIAVHGLPVDHFSHSGSGGVNLCRLSVGVDHNEPATSHWSSTTSIKFEHVRPVNNDGRSISRDLDGFPITCSGGSHDNMVVLKQESQYAIANDNSFTRLNFQMEQGLPLLSKWLIFNRFKFITSKGVKLGPAFLVSSLTGGSIVGDMAPYQAFTIGGLGSVRGYGEGAVGSGRSCLVANSEFTIPLTETGNMFGLQNL, encoded by the exons ATGGGAGCTCAGAAGAGCATCCATGCTGGGAAAG CGAAGATAGATTTCAATGTGGACCTCTCCCACAAGCTATGCTCAGCCCTCTTGTTACCTCCTCTCAG GAATTCTAGCAATCCCTTTTCCCAGATTATTGGAAG GCTTTCCATCAAACACCCCAGCCTCTTTGGAAGAAGCGAGAAGTTGGACGTGTTGTGGGATAAGGGGCTCAATGATTCTAATATCCTCATTGCCTTCAGGCGCCCGAAGCTTGAATGGCTCTCTCAGCAGTCATTTGTCATGCAG CATTCGATCACACCTGAGATTGCTGTGCATGGATTACCTGTCGATCATTTCTCTCATTCGGGGAGTGGGGGTGTCAACCTTTGCCGCCTGTCAGTAGGAGTGGACCACAATGAGCCTGCTACTTCTCATTGGAGCAGCACAACCAGCATCAAATTCGAG CATGTTCGTCCTGTCAACAATGATGGTCGTTCGATAAGTAGGGACCTTGATGGTTTTCCCATAACTTGCAG TGGTGGTTCCCATGACAATATGGTTGTTCTGAAGCAAGAATCACAATATGCAATtgctaatgacaatagtttcaCGAGA CTAAATTTTCAAATGGAACAAGGATTACCTCTTCTATCAAAATGGCTAATTTTCAACCGATTTAAATTCATCACCTCAAAAGGAGTCAAATTGGGGCCAGCATTTTTAGTGTCAAG CCTGACAGGTGGTTCCATTGTAGGGGACATGGCACCCTATCAAGCATTCACTATTGGGGGACTTGGCAGTGTTCGAGGTTATGGTGAGGGTGCTGTGGGCTCAGGAAGATCATGTCTAGTTGCTAATAGCGAATTCACAATTCCACTG
- the LOC103705723 gene encoding uncharacterized protein LOC103705723 encodes MSSSSSPPSPSEAKILSPTTDLSSAPPPAPFSGDSGRPNSSARAVAKGGDVEKNGGEGEAGEGGEEEEEEAECGFCLFMKGGGCKDAFIAWEKCMEDAEKTGEDAVDKCFEVTTLLKKCMDAHADYYAPILVAEQAAAAAAAADSTADPDPEK; translated from the coding sequence atgtcctcctcctcctctcctccctccccctccgagGCCAAAATCCTGTCTCCGACCACCGATCTCTCCTCTGCTCCTCCCCCTGCCCCTTTCTCCGGCGATTCCGGCCGGCCGAATTCCTCCGCCAGGGCGGTGGCAAAGGGTGGAGATGTGGAGAAGaacggaggagaaggagaggcggGCGAGggcggagaagaggaagaggaggaggcggagTGCGGGTTCTGCTTGTTCATGAAGGGAGGAGGTTGCAAAGATGCGTTCATCGCGTGGGAGAAGTGCATGGAGGACGCCGAGAAGACCGGCGAGGACGCCGTCGACAAGTGCTTCGAGGTCACCACCCTCCTAAAGAAGTGCATGGACGCCCACGCCGACTATTACGCTCCCATCCTCGTGGCCGAgcaggccgccgccgccgccgccgccgccgattCCACCGCCGACCCTGATCCTGAGAAATAG